GAGATCAGCACGGCCGCGCCGGAGTTCTCCAGTTGGTAGTGCACCTCGCGATCGCGGTAGCTGGGATTCATGGGCGTGGGGACCGCGCCCGCCAGCGTGGCCGCGTGATACGCCGCGCAGAACTCCCACGAGTTGTACAGGAAGATGGCAACGCGCTCGCCCGGGCGCACACCCGCGCTCACCAGCCCACGCGCCATCCGCTCCACCGTCTCGCCATACTCCGCGTAAGTCAAACGGCGCGCCGGCGAAGACGACGAGTCCACGATCGCCGTTTTGTCGGGCCAGCGCCGGCACGCCGCCAAAATCGCGTCGTGCACGAAAACTCCGCTGGGATCAGCGTAGAGAGCGGTTCGCTTCACGGAAAAGAATTGCAGGATTCAAAATGAAAAATGCGGATTGACCAGACATCCGGCAAGTCGTCGCCGGGTTTAATTTTGCATTTCGCGTTCTTAATTTTGCTTTGGTTCCCTCGCCTCCAGCCGCTTCAGGAACTCCTTCTCGTCCATCCGATACTTGAACGCCTTGCGGCCGTTGATGAACACCACCGGCACCTCGTCGTTGTAGCGCCGGCGCAGGTCGTCGTCCGAATCCACGTCCACTTCGCTCCAGGTAAAGCCGCCCCGGCGCGAGAGCTTGTTCAACGACTCTTTCACGATCTCGCACAGGTGGCATCCCCGCCGGCTGTAGAGCAGGACCTGGGGCGCGGTGCTCATGGGCGGAGTAGACCATAATGCGGGACCAGGCGCAACGGCAGGGCTGCCCTTTGTTCCCGTAGAATGTTGCTGTGGGCGATTTGACCGGCAGATCGGTGCTCATCACCGGCGGCGCGCGCCGTCTCGGCAAGGCGATCGCTCTCGCCATGGCCCGCGCCGGCGCCGACGTGGCCATCACCTACTTCGAATCGAAGAAGGAAGCCCAGCAGACGGCGCAGCGCATCGGGCGGGCCGGCGTTACCGCGATCGCCATCCCATGTGACGTCACCGACGAAGCCAGCATTCGCCACGCCGTCGCTCAGGCCGCCGAACGCTTCGGCGGGCTCGATATCCTGGTGAACAACGCTGCCAACTACGAGGTCGCCGACTTCGAGAGCATCACCGTCGCGCAGTGGGACCACATCTTCGCCACCAACACGCGCGCGCCGTACCTGGTGACGCGTGCCGCGCTGCCCGCGCTGCGCCGCGCCCGCGGACGCGTGATCAACATGGGTTCGCTCGGCGGCGAGCTCGCCTGGGTGACGAACGCACACTACTGCGCGTCAAAGGCGGCGCTGCATCACCTGGGCCGCGTGATGGCCAAGGCCCTGGCGCCCGATATCGCGGTGAACACGGTAGCGCCCGGCATGATCCAGCTCGACGAGCCCCCCAAACACACCGCGCGCCGCGGCCGCGCCGACACGTTTTTCGCGCGCCAGGCGCAGCGCACGCCCATGCAGCGCAACGGCGCCGCCGCCGACGTGGTCGCCGCCGTCATGTTCTTGGCCACCGCGCCGCATTTCATTACCGGACAGTTGGTGATCGTTGATGGCGGCCTGAAACTCGCCTGAGGCGGGATTCGTCGCTTAGCATTTAGCATTGGCCATGAAGGCCCGTGGCGGGCCATGGGGCGATGTCGGCTTCTGCGAGCTGCGCGCACAATCAGCGCCGTCCAGTGGTCAAATGCCAACTGCCAGGCGCCAAAGGCCTCTTCGTGAAACGGGAACGGGAAACCCGTTTTTTCACACTCTTGTGAATAACGTTGTGGAAAATCCGCGATTCTCGTGCGAAAGCGCCGTAGAGACGTGCCCTCCAGCAACTTGCACAAGGGGATGTGCGGCGCGCCGCGGCTGTCTTCGGTTGTCGCCACCATGAAGCAACGCATCGATCTGCTGCTGGTCGAACGCGGCCTCGCCGCATCGCGCGAGCGCGCGCAGGCGCTCATTCTCGCCGGACGCGTCCTGGTTGACGAACAGAAGATTGAAAAGCCGGGCACGCGTGTCGCCGGTGAAGCAGCCATCCGGCTGCTCGGCGACGACTTGAAGTACGTCAGCCGCGGCGGATTGAAGCTGGAAGCCGCGCTCGACCACTGGAGGCTCGACGTCGCCGGGCGTGTTTGTCTCGACGTCGGCGCCTCCACCGGCGGCTTTACCGACTGCCTGCTGCAGCGCGGCGCAGCGCGCGTCATCGCCATCGACACCGGCTACGGCCAGATCGCC
This sequence is a window from Terriglobales bacterium. Protein-coding genes within it:
- a CDS encoding glutaredoxin family protein; this encodes MSTAPQVLLYSRRGCHLCEIVKESLNKLSRRGGFTWSEVDVDSDDDLRRRYNDEVPVVFINGRKAFKYRMDEKEFLKRLEAREPKQN
- a CDS encoding SDR family oxidoreductase, with translation MGDLTGRSVLITGGARRLGKAIALAMARAGADVAITYFESKKEAQQTAQRIGRAGVTAIAIPCDVTDEASIRHAVAQAAERFGGLDILVNNAANYEVADFESITVAQWDHIFATNTRAPYLVTRAALPALRRARGRVINMGSLGGELAWVTNAHYCASKAALHHLGRVMAKALAPDIAVNTVAPGMIQLDEPPKHTARRGRADTFFARQAQRTPMQRNGAAADVVAAVMFLATAPHFITGQLVIVDGGLKLA